A stretch of the Janthinobacterium sp. B9-8 genome encodes the following:
- a CDS encoding FAD-dependent oxidoreductase, with amino-acid sequence MSDVFQFMKVARNPGEKVDAAARKIVFKEIYAPLNKPDAGEQAARCLGCGNPYCEWECPVHNYIPDWLKLVDEGRLFEAAELSHKTNSLPEICGRVCPQDRLCEGACTLNQGGFGAVSIGSVEKYITDEAFKQGWRPDMSGVVKTSKKVAVIGAGPAGLACADVLVRNGVQPVVFDRYEQIGGLLTYGIPEFKLEKSVMQTRREIMEGMGIEFCLNTEIGKDITIEELLRDYDAVFMGMGAYKYMKGGFEGEELPGVMEALPFLINNVRNSMDTLPAGEDYISMAGKRVVVLGGGDTAMDCNRTSIRQQAQSVICAYRRDEVNMPGSKREVLNAKEEGVEFLWNRQPVGIIQNSDGSLGLKLVTTELGAPDANGRQVAVEVAGSEQIIECDHVIVAFGFQAEAASWFEAQGIKVDSRGRTIAPEKQALKHQTSNPKVFAGGDQARGADLVVRAVFEGRQAAEGMLEFMGVW; translated from the coding sequence ATGTCAGATGTATTCCAGTTTATGAAGGTTGCGCGCAACCCGGGCGAGAAGGTTGACGCGGCTGCGCGCAAGATTGTATTTAAAGAAATTTACGCTCCACTGAATAAGCCTGATGCCGGAGAGCAAGCCGCTCGTTGCTTGGGCTGTGGTAATCCGTATTGCGAGTGGGAATGCCCCGTGCATAACTACATCCCCGATTGGCTTAAGCTCGTGGATGAGGGCCGTTTGTTTGAAGCGGCCGAGTTATCGCACAAAACCAATTCGCTGCCAGAAATCTGTGGCCGTGTCTGCCCGCAAGATCGTCTGTGCGAAGGTGCCTGTACGCTGAATCAAGGTGGCTTTGGTGCGGTATCGATCGGCTCGGTTGAAAAATACATTACTGATGAAGCATTCAAACAAGGCTGGCGTCCGGATATGTCGGGCGTGGTGAAAACCAGCAAGAAAGTTGCCGTGATTGGTGCTGGCCCTGCTGGCTTGGCGTGTGCCGATGTGCTGGTGCGTAATGGCGTGCAGCCGGTGGTGTTCGATCGCTACGAGCAAATTGGCGGCCTGCTCACCTACGGTATTCCAGAGTTCAAGCTGGAAAAATCAGTGATGCAAACCCGCCGTGAAATCATGGAAGGGATGGGCATCGAGTTCTGCCTGAATACCGAAATTGGCAAAGACATCACGATCGAAGAGCTGCTGCGTGACTACGACGCCGTGTTTATGGGTATGGGTGCTTACAAATACATGAAGGGCGGCTTTGAAGGTGAAGAGTTGCCCGGCGTAATGGAAGCGCTGCCATTTCTGATTAATAATGTCAGAAATAGCATGGATACCTTACCAGCGGGTGAAGATTACATCAGTATGGCCGGTAAGCGCGTCGTGGTTTTGGGTGGTGGCGATACGGCAATGGATTGCAATCGCACCTCGATTCGCCAGCAGGCACAATCGGTGATCTGCGCCTATCGCCGTGATGAAGTCAATATGCCAGGCTCCAAGCGTGAAGTATTAAATGCCAAGGAAGAAGGCGTTGAGTTTCTGTGGAATCGCCAGCCAGTGGGCATTATTCAAAACAGCGATGGCAGCCTTGGGCTAAAACTCGTGACCACCGAATTGGGCGCGCCGGACGCGAATGGTCGCCAAGTGGCGGTTGAAGTGGCAGGCTCTGAGCAAATCATAGAATGCGATCATGTGATCGTGGCCTTTGGTTTTCAGGCAGAAGCGGCATCCTGGTTTGAAGCTCAGGGAATTAAAGTAGACAGCCGTGGCCGTACCATTGCGCCAGAGAAGCAAGCCTTGAAACACCAAACCAGCAATCCAAAAGTGTTTGCCGGTGGCGATCAGGCGCGTGGTGCAGATTTGGTGGTACGTGCCGTATTTGAAGGCCGTCAGGCTGCAGAAGGGATGTTGGAGTTTATGGGCGTTTGGTAA
- a CDS encoding S41 family peptidase, whose amino-acid sequence MRFKPTTVLKHHLKYSYLGLICALSACGGSQEDTNLSSNNPLLASSTYKDLCANPRTGADPYNNNLPYTDRAGALKNEKNWLRSWIDETYLWYREVPQNLNPDHFSTAVDYFNALKTPALTASGKEKDHYHFSQSTAEFNKQSQSGLELGYGMEYAFVSTQFPRKLIVAYTELGSPAEKAGIRRGMEIESVDGYALSYSNNTDALNSGLFPTAANQSHSFVLKDLNGQKLYKTLIAADIQTNPVQNVNSFNTSTGKVGYLTFNSHNAISEKKLIDAVTKLKNDNVSDLILDLRYNGGGALYIADELSYMIAGPAQTQGKTFFKLKYNDKTPVDPNNTWPFYQTSSISSAFLPQVLPTLNLKQITILAGSGTCSASEAIINGLRGVDVKVNLIGGQTCGKPYGFIPQDNCGTTYYAVQFQGENHKGFGDYADGFAPTCKVSEDFKLPLGDQDERLIAAALNYRSTGQCPANGQAQSLGESKPLRPATREIMTLEKAKR is encoded by the coding sequence ATGCGCTTCAAACCAACAACCGTTTTAAAACACCACCTGAAATACAGTTACCTAGGCCTAATCTGCGCCTTAAGCGCTTGTGGCGGCTCGCAAGAAGACACAAATCTCTCCTCAAACAACCCTCTGCTGGCCTCTAGTACATACAAAGATTTATGTGCTAATCCAAGAACAGGTGCAGATCCTTATAATAACAACCTCCCATATACCGACCGTGCAGGCGCATTAAAAAATGAGAAAAACTGGCTAAGATCATGGATAGATGAAACCTATCTCTGGTACAGAGAAGTACCGCAAAATCTTAATCCCGATCATTTCAGCACTGCGGTTGATTATTTTAATGCGCTCAAAACACCCGCACTTACAGCATCCGGTAAAGAAAAAGATCATTATCACTTTAGCCAGAGCACCGCTGAATTTAATAAGCAAAGCCAATCAGGGCTTGAGCTGGGCTATGGTATGGAATATGCATTTGTTTCTACCCAGTTCCCTCGTAAATTAATTGTTGCCTACACCGAGCTAGGATCTCCGGCTGAAAAAGCCGGTATACGCCGGGGAATGGAAATTGAAAGCGTAGATGGCTATGCTTTAAGCTATAGCAACAACACAGATGCACTGAACTCAGGTTTATTTCCAACAGCAGCGAATCAAAGCCACAGCTTTGTATTAAAAGATTTAAACGGACAGAAACTATATAAAACATTAATCGCGGCTGATATTCAAACAAACCCAGTACAAAATGTAAACAGCTTTAACACATCCACAGGGAAAGTAGGCTATTTAACTTTTAATAGCCATAACGCCATTTCTGAAAAAAAATTAATTGATGCCGTCACCAAACTAAAAAACGATAACGTATCGGATTTGATTCTGGATTTACGCTATAACGGCGGCGGCGCACTTTATATTGCCGACGAGCTAAGCTATATGATTGCCGGGCCAGCACAAACTCAGGGAAAAACGTTTTTTAAACTAAAATATAACGATAAAACCCCAGTAGACCCGAATAACACCTGGCCTTTTTATCAAACATCGAGTATTTCCAGTGCCTTTTTACCGCAAGTATTACCCACACTGAACTTAAAGCAAATCACCATCCTAGCCGGCAGCGGCACTTGCTCAGCGAGCGAAGCGATTATTAATGGCTTGCGCGGTGTGGATGTGAAAGTCAATTTAATCGGCGGGCAAACCTGCGGTAAGCCTTATGGATTTATCCCGCAAGACAATTGCGGCACCACTTATTATGCAGTGCAGTTTCAAGGTGAAAATCATAAAGGCTTTGGCGACTATGCCGATGGCTTTGCCCCCACCTGCAAAGTAAGCGAAGATTTTAAATTGCCACTGGGCGATCAAGACGAGCGGCTCATCGCCGCCGCTTTAAACTACCGCAGCACAGGGCAATGCCCTGCCAACGGGCAGGCTCAATCATTGGGCGAAAGCAAACCACTGCGCCCTGCCACCCGGGAAATCATGACGCTAGAGAAAGCCAAGCGATGA
- a CDS encoding globin family protein, with translation MALTDKDIALVRETLALVLPIADAAAEMFYQHLFEIAPEVRPLFKGDIKKQGAMLMSSIKLAVDNINKPEVLLPTIQKLGERHAKYAVQEEHYTTVGHALLWTLEQGLADAFTDDVKKAWAATYTTLACEMIKAQRAVIE, from the coding sequence ATGGCTTTAACTGATAAAGATATTGCACTGGTCAGAGAAACACTGGCCCTTGTGCTGCCGATTGCCGATGCTGCAGCAGAAATGTTTTATCAGCATTTGTTTGAAATCGCCCCCGAAGTAAGGCCGCTTTTTAAAGGCGATATAAAGAAACAAGGCGCGATGCTGATGAGCAGTATTAAGCTGGCTGTGGACAATATTAATAAGCCAGAAGTGCTGCTACCTACCATCCAAAAACTGGGTGAACGGCACGCCAAGTATGCAGTACAAGAAGAACACTACACCACCGTGGGCCACGCCTTACTCTGGACGCTGGAACAAGGTTTGGCCGATGCCTTTACTGATGATGTAAAAAAAGCCTGGGCTGCCACCTACACCACACTGGCCTGTGAAATGATCAAAGCGCAACGTGCGGTGATTGAATAA
- a CDS encoding MarC family protein encodes METSSFASAFILLLLVTDPLGGIPLFVSLLKQVPKARRTRMIVREVSVAFCVLVIFMLFGQQFLQLMHLSETSLGIAGGVILFLIALRMVFPHPEGVFGDTSEGEPFIVPLAIPLLAGPSALATVLLLVSREPARLWEWVGALALTMLVCGFTLAFSEKISLLLGERVTTAFERLMGLILTAIAVEMLLSGIRHYLATLP; translated from the coding sequence ATGGAAACTTCTTCTTTTGCTTCGGCTTTTATTTTGCTGCTCCTTGTGACTGATCCACTGGGTGGCATTCCTTTATTTGTCTCCTTGTTAAAGCAAGTGCCCAAAGCCAGACGAACGCGCATGATTGTGCGTGAAGTGTCGGTGGCTTTTTGTGTACTGGTGATTTTTATGCTGTTTGGTCAGCAGTTTTTACAGCTGATGCATTTATCTGAAACATCATTGGGGATTGCGGGCGGGGTGATCTTGTTTCTGATTGCTTTGCGAATGGTTTTTCCGCACCCGGAAGGTGTCTTTGGCGATACGTCCGAGGGCGAGCCCTTTATTGTGCCTTTGGCTATTCCCCTGTTGGCAGGCCCGTCTGCATTGGCAACGGTGCTATTACTGGTATCACGTGAGCCAGCCAGGCTTTGGGAATGGGTAGGTGCATTAGCGCTAACGATGCTGGTGTGCGGTTTTACGCTGGCTTTTTCAGAAAAAATTAGTTTATTGCTTGGCGAGCGTGTAACCACGGCATTTGAGCGTTTAATGGGGCTGATATTAACGGCGATTGCGGTAGAAATGCTGCTTTCAGGAATTCGTCATTATTTGGCAACGCTGCCTTGA
- the rpiA gene encoding ribose-5-phosphate isomerase RpiA: MNQDELKQAVGRAALEYVPDNCIVGVGTGSTANYFIDALATIKGRIQGAVSSSEASVARLKSHGIPVFELNTVDHLPVYVDGADEINRQLQMIKGGGAALTREKIVAAVAEQFICIADESKLVDVLGKFPLPVEVIPMARSYVARQLVKLGGHPAYREGVITDNGNIILDVHGLQISEANKLESQINEIVGVVTNGLFAHRRADVLLLGTSKGVQVLK, from the coding sequence ATGAATCAAGATGAATTGAAACAAGCCGTTGGCCGTGCTGCACTTGAATATGTGCCGGACAATTGTATTGTTGGCGTGGGTACAGGTTCTACCGCTAATTATTTTATTGATGCATTAGCCACCATAAAAGGCCGTATTCAAGGTGCGGTTTCTTCATCAGAGGCGAGCGTAGCTCGTTTGAAATCACATGGCATACCGGTATTTGAGTTAAATACAGTTGATCATTTGCCCGTGTATGTTGATGGGGCGGATGAAATTAATCGCCAATTGCAAATGATTAAAGGCGGTGGTGCGGCTTTAACGCGTGAAAAAATTGTGGCAGCGGTGGCTGAGCAGTTTATTTGTATTGCCGATGAAAGCAAATTAGTGGATGTGTTGGGCAAGTTTCCTTTGCCAGTAGAAGTGATTCCAATGGCACGCTCTTATGTGGCGCGGCAATTAGTTAAATTGGGCGGCCACCCGGCTTATCGTGAAGGTGTGATCACCGATAATGGCAATATCATTTTGGATGTGCATGGGCTACAAATTAGTGAAGCAAATAAATTAGAAAGCCAGATTAATGAAATTGTGGGAGTTGTCACTAATGGCTTATTTGCTCATCGTCGTGCGGATGTACTGTTGTTAGGCACAAGCAAAGGGGTGCAAGTATTAAAATAG
- the phoU gene encoding phosphate signaling complex protein PhoU, protein MAEHISKQFDAELEEIRSQVMGMAGLVEEQVRQSMQALASGDMNIINHVLEEENRVNEMHVLLDDMCIHMIARRQPAASDLRMVMTVIKAVEDLERIGDKATRICKRAKNIYEAGRLQVPRFNELNHIAEHALDMLSKALDAFARMDAVTATDVKRADERLDDEYRALQRQLITVMMEDPRAITITLEIQWIAKAIERIGDLAVSIAEQVIYLVKGQDVRHKNQEEVDRVALS, encoded by the coding sequence ATGGCTGAACATATTTCAAAACAATTTGATGCTGAACTAGAAGAAATTCGCTCCCAGGTGATGGGAATGGCTGGTTTGGTAGAAGAGCAAGTACGCCAATCGATGCAAGCTTTGGCATCTGGCGATATGAATATCATTAATCATGTGCTGGAAGAAGAAAACCGCGTTAATGAAATGCATGTGCTGCTTGATGATATGTGTATTCATATGATTGCGCGTCGCCAGCCAGCCGCATCTGATTTACGTATGGTGATGACGGTGATTAAAGCCGTAGAAGATTTAGAAAGAATCGGCGATAAAGCGACACGTATTTGCAAACGGGCAAAGAATATTTATGAAGCGGGTCGCTTACAAGTGCCTCGTTTTAATGAATTAAATCATATTGCTGAGCATGCATTGGATATGTTGTCTAAAGCATTAGATGCATTTGCTCGTATGGATGCGGTAACGGCAACTGATGTAAAGCGCGCCGATGAGCGTTTAGATGATGAATACCGTGCATTACAACGTCAATTAATTACTGTGATGATGGAAGATCCGCGCGCAATTACCATTACCTTAGAAATCCAATGGATTGCCAAGGCGATTGAGCGTATTGGTGATTTAGCGGTAAGCATTGCCGAGCAGGTTATTTACTTGGTAAAAGGTCAGGATGTTCGTCATAAAAACCAGGAAGAAGTCGATCGGGTAGCGCTGAGCTAA
- the ppx gene encoding exopolyphosphatase, with product MPDYPIIAAVDLGSNSFRLQIARVVEGALFPLDSLKETVRLGAGLDASGSLTPEAQQQALEALSRFGERLRGLPVECVRAVATNTFRVAKNASVFLPQAEAALGFPIEVIAGREEARLIYIGAAHSLPATRDKRLVVDIGGGSTELITGSHFRIFRTESVPMGCVSWSLRFFPDGIITAERLAEAELAARGMLLSLVPDFNHEQWQRAVGTSGTARSIADILELNDFSALGITREGMDKLRQHILAAGHVDKVQLNGLRSDRRPVLPGGFAIMMAVFDMLAVERMGVTFGALRDGVLYDLVGRQSEHDIRHRSVEQFQRRYHVDPYQAERVGLLAGKLFNRMVADDTVGAHRLNMAASLHEVGRSIAHASYHKHSAYILLHADMPGFSKREQALLARLVLAHRGGLSKLNDETIDLVEWSAILALRLATIFCRSRTDIDLPLLRCEANSKQFLLELDNTWLEANPLTAYALTEEVHAWQNIGMKLLVVS from the coding sequence ATGCCTGATTATCCTATCATTGCCGCAGTCGATCTTGGCTCTAACAGCTTTCGCTTGCAAATCGCTCGTGTGGTTGAAGGTGCGCTGTTTCCCTTAGATTCTTTGAAAGAAACCGTAAGGCTGGGGGCAGGGCTGGATGCCTCTGGCTCGCTCACGCCTGAAGCTCAGCAACAAGCGCTGGAGGCTCTTTCCCGCTTTGGCGAGCGCTTGCGGGGCTTGCCTGTGGAATGCGTGCGTGCGGTTGCAACCAATACATTTCGGGTTGCCAAAAATGCCAGTGTTTTTCTTCCCCAAGCAGAAGCGGCTTTGGGTTTCCCCATTGAAGTGATTGCAGGGCGTGAAGAAGCGCGGCTGATTTATATTGGCGCGGCGCACAGCTTGCCTGCTACGCGTGATAAGCGTTTGGTGGTCGATATCGGCGGTGGTTCTACCGAGTTGATTACCGGTAGTCATTTCAGAATTTTCCGTACCGAAAGCGTGCCGATGGGCTGCGTGAGCTGGAGCTTACGTTTTTTCCCAGATGGAATCATTACTGCCGAGCGTTTGGCTGAGGCCGAGCTTGCTGCGCGCGGCATGTTGCTTTCACTGGTGCCCGATTTTAATCATGAGCAATGGCAGCGTGCAGTAGGCACTTCGGGCACGGCCCGCTCGATTGCCGATATTTTAGAGCTAAATGATTTTTCTGCGCTGGGCATTACCCGCGAGGGGATGGATAAGTTGCGTCAGCATATTCTGGCCGCAGGGCATGTTGATAAAGTGCAGCTTAATGGCCTGCGCTCAGATCGCCGCCCCGTCTTGCCGGGTGGCTTTGCCATTATGATGGCCGTGTTTGATATGCTGGCCGTGGAGCGCATGGGCGTGACCTTTGGCGCGCTACGTGATGGTGTTTTATACGATTTGGTTGGGCGTCAATCCGAGCATGATATCCGTCATCGCTCGGTAGAGCAGTTTCAGCGCCGCTATCATGTTGATCCTTACCAGGCAGAGCGTGTAGGGCTATTGGCGGGTAAATTATTTAACCGCATGGTGGCGGACGATACGGTAGGAGCGCATCGCCTGAATATGGCGGCTTCATTGCATGAAGTAGGCCGCTCGATTGCGCATGCCAGTTATCACAAACATTCTGCGTATATTTTATTGCATGCGGATATGCCGGGCTTTTCTAAGCGCGAACAAGCATTGCTGGCGCGCTTGGTTTTAGCACACCGTGGTGGCTTAAGTAAGCTGAATGATGAAACGATCGATTTAGTTGAATGGTCAGCGATTCTGGCACTGAGGCTGGCGACTATTTTCTGCCGCTCCCGCACAGATATTGATCTGCCCTTGCTGCGCTGTGAAGCCAATAGTAAGCAATTTTTGCTGGAATTAGACAATACTTGGCTGGAAGCTAATCCGCTGACTGCTTATGCACTGACAGAGGAGGTGCACGCGTGGCAAAACATCGGCATGAAGCTGCTCGTCGTAAGCTAA
- the corA gene encoding magnesium/cobalt transporter CorA, with the protein MAKHRHEAARRKLRTVPTATKVGMAPGSLHYVGPRVADPTLATLIEYGQGADDFQETHFTSLAEGADYQPQFPLLWLNLHGLANIDLLKVVGRRFGLHPLVLEDILNTEQRPKVEVFNGYVFICVRLVSVNDAGEISSEHVSIVLGRNYVLTFQEQPSGTFNQIRDGLKSNQSQLRRFGTDYLVYTLLDKLVDRYFVVLEAISDRCEDLDDAISSGPHPSQLQEIQALRRTMQYLKRGLWPLREVMNTLQRDEADFFRDETQLYLRDVYDHVVQMIESGEALRDLVNSLQDNYMSLQANRMNIEMRRLSVLTTIFMPLTLIAGIYGMNFEVMPELKWQWGYFMVLGGMAAIGIGLTLYFRSKRWF; encoded by the coding sequence GTGGCAAAACATCGGCATGAAGCTGCTCGTCGTAAGCTAAGAACGGTCCCTACCGCCACCAAAGTCGGCATGGCACCAGGTAGCCTGCATTATGTTGGCCCGCGTGTAGCAGACCCAACACTGGCTACTTTGATCGAGTACGGGCAGGGTGCGGATGATTTTCAAGAAACGCATTTTACTTCTTTGGCAGAAGGGGCTGATTACCAACCGCAGTTTCCCTTGCTTTGGCTTAATTTGCACGGCCTTGCCAATATTGATTTATTAAAGGTGGTGGGCCGCCGTTTTGGCCTGCACCCCTTGGTGCTGGAGGATATCCTCAATACCGAGCAAAGACCCAAAGTTGAAGTATTTAATGGCTATGTGTTTATTTGTGTGCGCTTGGTCAGTGTGAACGATGCGGGTGAGATCAGTAGCGAGCATGTCAGCATTGTGCTGGGGCGTAATTATGTGCTGACCTTTCAAGAGCAGCCCAGCGGCACCTTTAATCAAATCCGTGATGGGCTTAAATCAAATCAATCGCAGCTTAGGCGGTTTGGCACAGATTATCTGGTGTATACCCTGCTGGATAAATTGGTTGATCGTTACTTTGTGGTATTGGAAGCGATTAGTGACCGTTGTGAAGATTTGGACGATGCGATTTCCAGCGGCCCTCATCCATCCCAACTGCAAGAAATTCAAGCTTTGCGCCGCACCATGCAATATCTAAAACGCGGCTTATGGCCGCTGCGTGAAGTGATGAATACTTTACAGCGGGATGAAGCCGATTTCTTTCGCGATGAAACCCAGCTCTATTTGCGTGATGTATACGATCATGTGGTGCAAATGATAGAAAGTGGCGAAGCGTTGCGGGATTTAGTCAACTCTTTGCAAGATAATTACATGTCTTTGCAAGCAAATCGCATGAATATTGAAATGCGCCGCTTGAGTGTGCTGACCACCATCTTTATGCCGCTCACTTTAATTGCCGGGATTTATGGCATGAATTTTGAAGTGATGCCGGAGCTAAAATGGCAATGGGGATATTTTATGGTTTTAGGAGGAATGGCGGCGATCGGTATTGGCCTAACGCTGTATTTCAGATCAAAGCGCTGGTTTTAG
- a CDS encoding DUF456 domain-containing protein codes for MPEFLTADIGWWVLAWVLMISGLLGTLLPFLPSTPFIFGGMLLAAYLDQFVRVGYGWLTVLGLLLILSMALDYIAGALGAKKAGASPAAVWGALIGGILGIFAGLAGLLLGPFIGAAVGEFWAKKDVMQAGKVGIATFIGMLVGAVAKIAIGLSMFAVFAFAWWV; via the coding sequence ATGCCCGAATTTTTAACTGCAGATATTGGCTGGTGGGTGCTGGCTTGGGTCTTGATGATTTCAGGGCTTTTAGGCACGCTACTGCCGTTTTTACCTTCTACCCCGTTTATCTTTGGCGGCATGTTGCTAGCGGCATATTTGGATCAATTTGTGCGGGTGGGCTATGGCTGGCTAACCGTGCTGGGCTTGCTGCTGATTTTATCGATGGCGCTGGATTATATTGCTGGGGCATTAGGGGCAAAAAAAGCGGGGGCTAGTCCTGCTGCGGTTTGGGGCGCTTTAATCGGGGGCATTTTAGGTATTTTCGCTGGCCTAGCTGGCCTGTTGCTAGGGCCATTTATTGGTGCAGCAGTGGGTGAATTCTGGGCAAAGAAAGATGTAATGCAGGCTGGAAAAGTAGGCATCGCCACCTTTATTGGCATGTTGGTCGGAGCGGTAGCCAAGATTGCGATCGGCTTATCCATGTTTGCCGTATTTGCCTTTGCTTGGTGGGTTTAG
- the phnE gene encoding phosphonate ABC transporter, permease protein PhnE: protein MLVREKDPAARLRLTITLIVILLFAPAFQLSGFAPWKLWESGTLSHLFVFLGSFFPPAHSADFLQEMGLATIQTLAVATTGSLLAMLIGFPAALLSTQALSVPLLTAGRNRAARWLGVPLLRSALVLLRGIPEIVWALLFVRAFGLGSTAAVLALGLAYGGMLGKVYSEILESQPKEAAAALAASGASRWQIFTHALLPQALPELLSYSVYRWECAIRASAVMGFVGAGGLGQLLDTSIKMMNGGEVGSLLIVFLLLVTCTEAISQAARKALESSISKMLLAAIGMVAFSCYWLWSDWQQAFSTSSQLFAYLYDFFPADFSADHLSLVAQGALETLAISAVGTLLALFGAALLALPAAGRWGQGAKTAARLWLNLLRGVPDLLWAAIMVLAVGLGPFAGTLALALHTCGVLGRLFTETLENADPQPFNALVCSGSSRLNAFCYALMPQVIAQWIAYTLYRWENNIRMATVLGLVGAGGLGQQLYFTLSLFQQQQAVTIIIAMLGLSWLVEQLSLFLRKRLG from the coding sequence ATGCTAGTTCGGGAGAAAGATCCCGCTGCACGCTTGCGCCTAACGATTACGCTAATCGTTATTCTGCTGTTCGCACCCGCCTTCCAGCTCAGTGGTTTTGCTCCTTGGAAGCTTTGGGAAAGCGGTACGCTAAGCCATCTTTTTGTTTTTTTAGGCAGCTTTTTTCCGCCCGCGCATTCCGCCGATTTTTTGCAAGAGATGGGTTTAGCCACCATCCAGACTTTGGCCGTGGCCACGACCGGATCGCTGCTGGCGATGCTGATTGGCTTTCCCGCCGCCCTACTCAGCACGCAGGCGCTATCGGTTCCGCTACTCACCGCTGGCCGTAATCGCGCTGCCCGCTGGCTAGGTGTGCCGCTACTAAGAAGCGCTTTAGTCCTGCTGCGTGGGATACCGGAAATCGTTTGGGCGCTGCTGTTTGTTCGCGCCTTTGGCCTAGGCTCTACAGCAGCAGTTCTGGCGCTTGGGCTGGCTTATGGCGGCATGCTTGGGAAAGTGTATTCAGAGATTTTAGAATCGCAGCCCAAAGAAGCCGCTGCGGCACTCGCAGCCAGCGGTGCTTCGCGTTGGCAGATTTTCACCCACGCCCTGCTACCGCAAGCCCTGCCCGAGCTGCTTTCCTACTCGGTTTATCGCTGGGAATGCGCGATCCGTGCTTCGGCGGTGATGGGTTTTGTCGGCGCTGGTGGGCTAGGGCAATTGCTTGATACTTCGATCAAGATGATGAATGGCGGCGAAGTAGGCAGCTTGCTGATTGTATTTTTACTGCTCGTTACCTGCACCGAGGCCATCAGCCAAGCGGCCCGTAAAGCACTCGAAAGTAGCATCAGCAAAATGCTGCTGGCGGCGATTGGCATGGTGGCCTTTTCCTGCTACTGGCTATGGAGCGATTGGCAACAGGCCTTTAGCACCAGCAGCCAACTCTTCGCCTATCTTTACGATTTTTTCCCTGCCGATTTCAGCGCCGATCACCTATCGCTGGTGGCGCAGGGCGCTTTAGAAACACTGGCGATTTCTGCAGTTGGCACGCTACTCGCGCTGTTTGGTGCAGCCTTGCTCGCCCTGCCTGCTGCTGGCCGCTGGGGACAAGGGGCAAAAACAGCCGCAAGGCTATGGCTGAATTTACTGCGTGGTGTGCCTGATTTACTCTGGGCTGCGATCATGGTGCTGGCCGTAGGCCTTGGCCCCTTTGCCGGAACCTTAGCACTGGCGCTGCATACTTGCGGCGTGCTGGGCAGGCTGTTTACCGAAACGCTAGAAAACGCCGATCCCCAGCCATTTAACGCGCTAGTTTGCTCAGGCAGCAGCCGTCTAAATGCCTTTTGCTACGCCCTGATGCCGCAAGTCATCGCGCAATGGATTGCCTATACACTCTACCGCTGGGAAAACAATATCCGTATGGCCACCGTTTTAGGCTTGGTGGGCGCAGGGGGTTTAGGGCAGCAGCTTTACTTCACCCTTTCTTTATTCCAGCAACAACAAGCCGTCACCATCATCATCGCCATGCTGGGGCTGTCTTGGCTAGTAGAGCAGCTCAGTCTGTTTTTAAGGAAGAGACTAGGCTAG